GCGCGCCGTGAGCTCGAAGCCCAGCACGCCGCAGTAGAACTCGAGCGCCCGGTCGATGTCCGACACTTTGAGGTGGACGTGTCCGATGCGGACTCGCGGATCGATGGGCGGCGTGGTCATGATCTCCTCCTGAAATGCGGCGGCGAGAGGACCGACCTCGACTTTGCACTCGAGGCATGCGGTCCGGCAAGCCTGCGTCTCGCAAAGCCCCGCCGGCTCTGGCGGTGAAGATCGTTGCCTGAGGTCCGATCCCAAGGACACAATCGGAGATCGTCATCGCGCCTTTCGCACATCCTGCACCCGAGGT
The Candidatus Eisenbacteria bacterium genome window above contains:
- a CDS encoding VOC family protein, whose translation is MTTPPIDPRVRIGHVHLKVSDIDRALEFYCGVLGFELTAR